A genomic region of Pseudoxanthomonas suwonensis contains the following coding sequences:
- a CDS encoding APC family permease yields MSHPAPSPHSPQGLLRAVGRWQILGLSINSVVGSGVYLLPAAAFALLGPFSVWGVLLAGVTVGLLVLCYAKAGSYFDVQGGSALYAREAFGPFAGFQVGWTIWLTRIATAATLANGLAAAVARFWPQAGDGGGRIAVIAGSLLLLAGINIAGVRGAANLSMVLVFGKLLPLLLFVCIGLFHVDWGLAFGGPVPGALDWRQAGQAALLLLFAYAGFENLSVAAGEYHNPRRNVPFALVAMIVLVTVLYASVQLVAQGTLPGLAASSTPLADAAAMFGGEGLALLLTVGAALSILGTSNATMLLGPRFLHTLAADGYGPRLLAHVHPRWHTPAVAIAFQCALALALALSGSFVQLALLSMVTRLLAYITTAASVLVLHRRYGDPPGSWRLPGGPLVPVAALALSLAMLLSASAAHLVAVAIAMGVGSLFYRFPRRVR; encoded by the coding sequence ATGAGCCACCCTGCCCCGAGCCCGCATTCGCCGCAGGGCCTGCTGCGCGCCGTCGGCCGCTGGCAGATCCTGGGACTGTCGATCAACAGCGTGGTCGGCAGCGGCGTGTACCTGCTGCCGGCGGCGGCGTTCGCGCTGCTCGGCCCCTTCAGCGTCTGGGGCGTGCTGCTGGCCGGGGTGACCGTGGGCCTGCTGGTGCTGTGCTACGCCAAGGCCGGCAGCTACTTCGACGTGCAGGGCGGCAGCGCGCTGTACGCGCGCGAGGCGTTCGGCCCGTTCGCCGGGTTCCAGGTCGGCTGGACGATCTGGCTCACCCGGATCGCCACTGCCGCCACGCTGGCCAACGGCCTGGCCGCGGCGGTGGCGCGCTTCTGGCCGCAGGCTGGCGACGGCGGCGGGCGCATCGCGGTGATCGCCGGTTCGCTGCTGCTGCTGGCCGGGATCAACATCGCCGGCGTGCGCGGCGCAGCGAACCTGTCGATGGTGCTGGTGTTCGGCAAGCTGCTGCCGCTGCTGCTGTTCGTGTGCATCGGCCTGTTCCACGTCGACTGGGGACTGGCCTTCGGCGGGCCGGTGCCCGGCGCGCTGGACTGGCGGCAGGCGGGCCAGGCCGCGTTGCTGCTGCTGTTCGCCTACGCCGGCTTCGAGAACCTGTCGGTGGCCGCCGGCGAGTACCACAACCCGCGGCGCAACGTGCCGTTCGCGCTGGTGGCGATGATCGTGCTGGTCACCGTGCTGTATGCATCCGTGCAGCTGGTGGCGCAGGGCACGCTGCCCGGCCTGGCCGCGTCGAGTACGCCACTGGCCGACGCGGCGGCGATGTTCGGCGGCGAGGGGCTGGCGTTGCTGCTGACCGTCGGCGCGGCGTTGTCGATCCTGGGCACCAGCAACGCGACCATGCTGCTGGGCCCGCGCTTCCTGCACACCCTGGCCGCCGACGGCTACGGCCCGCGCCTGCTGGCGCACGTGCACCCGCGCTGGCACACGCCGGCGGTGGCGATCGCGTTCCAGTGCGCGCTGGCCCTGGCGCTGGCGTTGAGCGGCTCGTTCGTGCAGCTGGCGCTGCTGTCGATGGTCACCCGCCTGCTGGCCTACATCACCACCGCCGCCAGCGTGCTGGTGCTGCACCGCCGCTACGGCGACCCGCCCGGTTCGTGGCGGCTGCCGGGCGGGCCGCTGGTGCCGGTCGCCGCGCTGGCGCTGTCGCTGGCGATGCTGCTGAGCGCCAGCGCCGCGCACCTGGTCGCGGTGGCGATCGCGATGGG